In Desulforhopalus sp., a single genomic region encodes these proteins:
- a CDS encoding TonB C-terminal domain-containing protein encodes MPSGEWKLPLTLAIGIHVMVVLGAVYLPGFFKSKPKFADVYTVSLINIAEPTLAPPTAKPQAATPPAPAKAQDPAPPPPSPPKAKKTVPVAEIPEKVEPAPAPPPAPQKAISLKPLKQKIVKNVKEQEPPPKKTEPDLKKVQKIAEALREEAVLEERARLAQEALEQERRVLTQSNKGRVVTESSDSPIGKQTTNAPAVGGSSSNLLESQYQAAIASRLQQFYSLPEYLQKDPNLTAIVVITIKMEGDVANVVFESKSGDRVFDQFVSKTIEQANPMPPIPPALKKQRYEIGFRFKPGSIQ; translated from the coding sequence ATGCCTTCAGGTGAATGGAAACTTCCATTGACTTTGGCAATTGGGATACATGTTATGGTGGTTTTGGGGGCAGTGTATCTCCCGGGCTTTTTTAAGTCCAAACCAAAATTTGCCGATGTGTATACAGTGAGTCTTATTAATATTGCGGAACCTACGCTAGCCCCTCCTACAGCCAAGCCTCAAGCAGCAACGCCTCCCGCACCGGCAAAAGCTCAGGACCCTGCGCCGCCCCCTCCTTCACCGCCCAAAGCAAAAAAAACCGTTCCAGTGGCTGAGATACCAGAAAAAGTAGAGCCTGCTCCTGCGCCACCACCCGCTCCGCAAAAAGCAATTTCATTAAAACCGCTGAAGCAGAAAATTGTGAAAAATGTTAAAGAGCAAGAGCCTCCACCTAAAAAGACTGAGCCGGACCTCAAAAAGGTCCAAAAAATTGCTGAAGCACTTAGAGAAGAAGCTGTTCTTGAAGAAAGGGCTCGGCTAGCTCAGGAAGCACTTGAGCAGGAAAGACGAGTGCTTACGCAGAGCAATAAAGGGCGAGTCGTCACCGAATCATCTGACTCTCCAATTGGAAAACAGACGACAAATGCGCCAGCTGTTGGTGGAAGCAGCTCAAATCTGCTGGAGAGTCAATATCAGGCAGCTATCGCCAGCAGACTCCAGCAATTTTATTCATTGCCTGAGTATTTGCAAAAAGATCCGAACCTTACTGCTATTGTTGTTATCACCATCAAGATGGAAGGCGACGTTGCCAATGTGGTTTTCGAAAGCAAATCCGGAGATAGGGTTTTCGATCAATTTGTCAGCAAAACAATAGAACAGGCCAACCCTATGCCGCCAATCCCACCTGCCTTAAAAAAACAACGGTATGAGATAGGTTTTCGCTTTAAGCCGGGAAGCATTCAATGA
- a CDS encoding tetratricopeptide repeat protein, which translates to MKKSVINALFVVAIVPFLVQCASQSDVDELRYQLRVVNKKLEDMKSTTVPIQKRQAAASGQMDQLEKEIMELKGQLEETHHLNQRLKDQNKELETSISNVAQEEAAKREEALRRFEDALKEKEAKLAEKLNQQQESVKAIQEARLKEAERKAKETALMADLAKKKAQSASSPEGDKTKPKPQSDQKKEKKDATPPTTSSDTTAEPATKQAAPAVTKEKATQPTANQEKQAQSAAADPSDSSMKKAQKLFEKNSYAEALPLFEQIAGNSSSSEAVDARYMMGECLFNQKEYDKAIMQYQKIISQYSGHDKAPSAMFKQGMAFEKLADKETAKVIYKKLLKKHSSSSEAAKAQERLSKL; encoded by the coding sequence ATGAAGAAATCTGTTATTAACGCTCTTTTTGTTGTGGCGATTGTTCCTTTTCTCGTTCAATGCGCCTCTCAGTCCGATGTTGATGAACTTCGCTACCAACTACGCGTTGTAAACAAAAAGCTCGAAGACATGAAGTCCACAACTGTTCCAATCCAGAAACGGCAAGCCGCCGCTTCCGGCCAGATGGATCAGCTGGAAAAAGAAATAATGGAGTTAAAAGGGCAGCTTGAGGAAACACATCATTTAAATCAGCGGCTCAAAGACCAAAATAAAGAGTTGGAAACTTCAATATCCAACGTAGCTCAAGAAGAAGCTGCCAAAAGAGAAGAAGCTCTGCGTCGTTTCGAGGATGCCCTCAAAGAAAAAGAAGCAAAACTTGCGGAAAAGCTTAACCAACAACAGGAAAGTGTTAAAGCTATTCAAGAAGCTCGCTTAAAAGAGGCAGAACGTAAGGCAAAAGAAACTGCTCTTATGGCGGATCTAGCCAAGAAAAAAGCTCAGAGTGCTAGCTCCCCTGAAGGTGATAAAACCAAACCAAAACCCCAAAGCGACCAAAAGAAGGAAAAGAAAGACGCTACACCCCCCACTACCAGTTCTGATACCACCGCTGAACCTGCGACCAAACAAGCAGCACCTGCCGTTACTAAAGAAAAAGCTACTCAGCCAACTGCAAATCAAGAAAAACAGGCGCAATCAGCTGCGGCAGATCCTTCAGATAGCAGTATGAAAAAGGCGCAGAAGCTATTCGAGAAAAATAGCTATGCCGAGGCCTTGCCTCTTTTTGAGCAGATTGCTGGAAATTCATCGTCTAGTGAGGCAGTTGACGCCCGATACATGATGGGAGAATGCCTGTTTAATCAGAAAGAATATGATAAGGCAATCATGCAATATCAAAAAATAATCTCCCAATACTCGGGACATGATAAAGCACCCTCGGCAATGTTTAAACAAGGAATGGCGTTTGAAAAGCTTGCCGACAAGGAAACCGCAAAGGTCATTTACAAGAAGCTTTTGAAGAAGCATTCTTCCTCTTCAGAAGCAGCCAAAGCCCAGGAAAGGCTCAGCAAACTTTAG
- the tolR gene encoding protein TolR — protein MGPTGGNSRKRLVADINVTPLVDVMLVLLIIFMITAPMMTQGLNVDLPETTAKALRQEEKPIIVTIDDKGVISINSVPQVRALMVQELKKSYSVNKDQPIFLNADKKVPYGEVVKVMADIQSVGFDKIGMITKPPEKE, from the coding sequence ATGGGACCTACAGGCGGCAACAGCCGAAAAAGATTGGTGGCGGACATCAATGTCACTCCCCTCGTTGATGTTATGCTGGTGTTGCTCATAATATTTATGATTACAGCACCCATGATGACCCAGGGGCTCAATGTCGACCTTCCCGAGACAACTGCAAAGGCCCTCCGCCAAGAAGAAAAACCGATCATCGTTACCATCGACGACAAGGGAGTTATCAGCATTAACAGTGTTCCCCAGGTTAGGGCACTCATGGTTCAAGAATTGAAAAAAAGTTATTCTGTAAACAAAGACCAGCCTATCTTTTTGAATGCAGATAAAAAGGTTCCTTACGGCGAAGTTGTTAAGGTCATGGCCGACATACAATCCGTCGGCTTTGATAAAATCGGTATGATCACCAAGCCTCCGGAAAAAGAGTGA
- a CDS encoding protein TolB, translating to MIKNTCKILAAVSFLIFCLFAQASIAADRVYLDISAPEVRKINIAIPWFQNKSLSEQKQGISKDLADILGQALAFHGIISVIPSEKYGDNQSADWKRMGADYAVFGQFVMSADTLKLEMRLQDVAGDEIVMGKTFSGSIDQKNQMLFKFCDSVIESLTGKPGIAATQIAFVNRDNTVKEVFLTDILGKSLRQITRHKHLTVSPRFVPGGVYLSYTSYHSGNQNLYITDLRQDKTTQALSRRKGLNLAPSWSQDGERMVVTLSKDGNPDLYLLDKKGEIIEQLTSKAGINVSPAWSPDGSTVVFVSDRTGKPQLFALDMRTRGIRRLTFDGSENAEPSYSPTENLIVYSSLRDGVYQLFTMNPITGGSIKQLTHDLSHHEAPSWSPDGNQIIFAKRDGNKQGIYGIMKTGSFERKLFSFPGSQTYPQWSR from the coding sequence ATGATTAAAAACACATGTAAAATTTTAGCGGCTGTTTCTTTTCTTATCTTCTGTCTATTCGCTCAAGCTTCAATAGCAGCAGATCGAGTCTATCTGGATATCTCTGCCCCTGAAGTCCGCAAGATTAACATCGCCATCCCCTGGTTTCAAAACAAAAGTTTGAGTGAGCAAAAGCAGGGAATCAGTAAAGATTTAGCCGATATACTTGGACAGGCATTAGCTTTCCATGGGATTATTTCCGTTATTCCATCGGAGAAATATGGAGATAACCAGTCGGCTGATTGGAAAAGAATGGGTGCGGACTACGCTGTTTTCGGCCAATTTGTCATGTCCGCCGACACTCTGAAGTTAGAGATGCGATTACAAGATGTTGCCGGAGACGAAATTGTCATGGGTAAAACCTTTTCTGGCAGCATTGATCAAAAAAATCAAATGTTATTCAAATTCTGCGACAGCGTAATTGAATCATTGACCGGCAAACCTGGTATTGCCGCCACCCAAATAGCCTTCGTTAACAGAGACAATACCGTGAAAGAGGTATTTCTCACCGATATTTTAGGCAAGAGTCTGAGGCAAATCACCCGCCATAAACATCTCACTGTCTCTCCAAGGTTTGTCCCCGGTGGAGTCTATCTCTCTTACACATCGTATCATAGCGGTAATCAAAACCTTTATATTACGGATCTTCGCCAGGATAAAACCACTCAAGCCCTTTCACGACGCAAAGGTTTGAACCTTGCCCCATCATGGTCTCAAGATGGGGAGAGAATGGTTGTAACCCTCTCAAAAGATGGTAATCCAGACCTGTACCTTTTAGACAAAAAAGGTGAAATTATTGAACAATTGACCAGTAAGGCCGGAATCAATGTCTCACCCGCTTGGTCTCCTGATGGCTCGACAGTAGTGTTTGTCTCAGATAGAACCGGGAAACCGCAATTGTTCGCGTTAGATATGCGCACCAGGGGTATACGGAGATTAACCTTTGATGGATCCGAAAATGCCGAACCCAGCTACTCACCAACCGAGAATTTAATTGTTTATTCTAGTTTGCGTGATGGAGTGTATCAACTGTTTACCATGAATCCGATAACCGGCGGCTCTATTAAACAATTGACTCACGATCTCAGCCACCACGAAGCACCAAGCTGGTCGCCTGACGGCAACCAAATCATCTTCGCAAAACGTGATGGCAATAAACAGGGTATATACGGTATAATGAAGACCGGCTCCTTTGAGAGGAAGCTCTTTAGCTTTCCAGGTAGCCAGACATACCCTCAATGGTCACGATAA
- the tolQ gene encoding protein TolQ produces MQLSILDMVRHAGPVGQMVMLTLLIFSLVSWTIVFTKARLFRKVRIDSEDFLETFWNSANLNEANSAAEEYDYSPQAAVFIAGFSELQKINKIRNRKDDSRSSETLEMQLATMDNLKRAVRKAETQKLSELGGGLSFLATTGSATPFIGLFGTVWGIMASFHDIGQRGSASLAVVAPGISEALVATAAGLAVAIPAVIFYNYFSNKLDMVDGNLANFSTDFLNLVERDLLSRV; encoded by the coding sequence GTGCAGTTATCAATTCTCGATATGGTTCGACATGCTGGCCCAGTCGGCCAGATGGTAATGCTTACCCTCCTCATTTTTTCACTTGTTTCGTGGACTATTGTCTTTACGAAGGCTCGCCTTTTCAGAAAGGTCCGCATTGATTCTGAAGATTTCCTAGAGACGTTTTGGAATTCAGCCAACCTCAATGAAGCTAATAGCGCTGCTGAGGAATACGACTACAGTCCACAAGCGGCTGTTTTCATAGCAGGCTTTAGCGAATTGCAAAAAATCAACAAAATCCGTAATCGTAAGGATGACAGTCGCAGCAGCGAAACCCTGGAAATGCAGCTTGCTACTATGGATAATTTAAAGCGTGCGGTTAGAAAAGCGGAAACCCAGAAATTAAGCGAGCTTGGAGGGGGATTGTCCTTTTTGGCGACTACCGGTAGCGCAACCCCTTTTATCGGTCTATTTGGAACCGTTTGGGGAATTATGGCATCCTTTCATGATATTGGCCAACGCGGTTCCGCATCTCTCGCCGTTGTTGCTCCGGGTATATCGGAAGCCCTAGTCGCAACTGCTGCAGGACTTGCTGTCGCTATCCCTGCAGTCATTTTCTATAATTATTTTTCCAACAAACTTGACATGGTAGATGGAAATCTCGCTAATTTTTCAACGGACTTCCTGAACCTTGTAGAGCGTGACCTGTTGAGCAGAGTATAG
- a CDS encoding beta-hydroxyacyl-ACP dehydratase: MKPEIEDLIPHRPPFLWVDRVVSFSDDCIHTEKYFPPDLECFRGHYPGNPIMPGVLLCEAIFQSGALLMSKRNPVNEPRTNQIPILTRIGGAKFKKPVLPGDTAQIKVTLNEIMSAAFFFQGTLKVDNKVAVSVDFVCAMVTSSP, translated from the coding sequence ATGAAACCTGAAATAGAGGACCTTATCCCGCATCGGCCACCTTTTCTCTGGGTTGATCGAGTTGTATCGTTTTCAGACGACTGCATTCATACGGAAAAATATTTTCCCCCGGATTTGGAATGTTTCCGCGGCCACTACCCAGGTAACCCCATCATGCCCGGTGTACTTCTCTGCGAAGCAATTTTCCAGAGTGGCGCTTTACTCATGTCAAAAAGAAATCCAGTAAATGAACCGAGAACGAATCAGATTCCAATCTTAACGAGAATTGGCGGCGCAAAATTTAAGAAACCCGTTTTGCCGGGAGATACTGCTCAAATTAAAGTGACATTAAATGAAATAATGTCAGCGGCCTTTTTTTTCCAAGGCACATTAAAGGTCGATAATAAGGTCGCAGTATCGGTCGATTTTGTCTGTGCAATGGTTACTTCCTCTCCTTGA
- a CDS encoding TlyA family RNA methyltransferase, whose product MKIRLDQLLCNLGVSISLKSAQALIGAGEVYVDDKIADKPGIFYEPNVSIRLKNRCPYVSRGGLKLEKGLSHFKIDPTGWVCIDIGASTGGFTDCLLQHNAKKVYAIDVAYGQLSWKIRQDTRVVTLERFNARSISSSDIEETRIDFAVMDVSFISITTLLPALLPLFKEKVKILALIKPQFELLKEEVGKGGVVHQPDLHQKAIGKIVGFVENAGLTSNGVIDSPILGPKGNREFLISIASKPNHQ is encoded by the coding sequence TTGAAAATTCGCCTCGATCAATTACTCTGCAATTTAGGAGTTTCAATCTCCCTTAAATCCGCCCAAGCACTAATTGGCGCCGGTGAGGTGTATGTAGACGATAAGATTGCTGATAAGCCCGGAATCTTCTACGAACCAAATGTTTCAATTCGGCTCAAGAATCGATGTCCCTATGTTTCTCGTGGAGGACTTAAATTAGAGAAAGGCCTAAGCCACTTCAAAATTGATCCAACAGGCTGGGTTTGTATCGATATTGGGGCATCAACAGGGGGGTTTACAGACTGTCTGCTCCAACATAACGCCAAGAAAGTATATGCCATAGACGTTGCCTATGGCCAACTTTCCTGGAAGATCCGACAAGACACCCGTGTTGTCACACTTGAGAGATTCAACGCACGGAGCATATCTTCAAGTGATATTGAAGAGACCAGAATCGATTTTGCGGTAATGGATGTGTCGTTTATTTCCATTACTACTCTTCTCCCAGCCTTACTGCCGCTTTTTAAAGAAAAAGTCAAAATCCTCGCCTTAATAAAACCACAATTCGAGCTTCTTAAAGAAGAGGTAGGAAAAGGTGGAGTTGTCCACCAGCCAGACTTGCACCAAAAGGCTATTGGAAAAATAGTCGGATTCGTCGAAAATGCTGGCCTAACCAGTAATGGCGTAATTGATTCTCCGATTCTCGGGCCAAAAGGCAATCGCGAATTCCTTATCTCAATAGCATCAAAGCCCAACCATCAATAA